The following coding sequences lie in one Chlorocebus sabaeus isolate Y175 chromosome 29, mChlSab1.0.hap1, whole genome shotgun sequence genomic window:
- the TM2D3 gene encoding TM2 domain-containing protein 3 isoform X1, with protein MAGGVRPLRGLRALCRVLLFLSQFCILSGGEQSQALAQSIKDPGPTRTFTVVPRAAESTEIPPYVMKCPSNGLCSRLPADCIDCTTNFSCIYGKPVTFDCAVKPSVTCVDQDFKSQKNFIINMTCRFCWQLPETDYECTNSTSCMTVSCPRQRYPANCTVRDHVHCLGNRTFPKMLYCNWTGGYKWSTALALSITLGGFGADRFYLGQWREGLGKLFSFGGLGIWTLIDVLLIGVGYVGPADGSLYI; from the exons ATGGCAGGTGGGGTGCGCCCGCTGCGGGGCCTCCGCGCCCTGTGTCGCGTGCTGCTCTTCCTCTCGCAGTTCTGCATTCTGTCGGGCGGTG AGCAATCGCAGGCGCTGGCTCAGTCAATAAAGGATCCGGGCCCAACACGCACATTCACAGTAGTTCCCAGGGCAGCAG AAAGTACTGAAATCCCACCTTATGTGATGAAGTGTCCAAGCAATGGTTTGTGTAGCAGACTTCCTGCAGACTGTATAGACTGCACAACAAATTTCTCCTGTATCTATGGGAAGCCTGTCACTTTTGACTGTGCAGTGAAACCATCTGTTACCTGTGTT GATCAAGACTTCAAATCCCAAAAGAACTTCATCATTAACATGACTTGCAGATTTTGCTGGCAGCTTCCTGAAACAGATTACGAGTGTACCAATTCCACCAGCTGCATGACGGTGTCCTGTCCTCGGCAGCGCTACCCTGCCAACTGCACGGTGCGGGACCACGTCCACTGCTTGG gtaaccGTACTTTTCCCAAAATGCTATATTGCAATTGGACTGGAGGCTATAAGTGGTCTACTGCTCTGGCTCTAAG CATCACCCTCGGTGGGTTTGGAGCAGACCGTTTCTACCTGGGCCAGTGGCGAGAAGGCCTCGGCAAGCTCTTCAGCTTCGGTGGTCTGGGAATATGGACGCTGATAGACGTCCTGCTAATTGGAGTTGGCTACGTTGGACCAGCAGATGGCTCTTTGTACATTTAA
- the TM2D3 gene encoding TM2 domain-containing protein 3 isoform X2 — protein MAGGVRPLRGLRALCRVLLFLSQFCILSGGESTEIPPYVMKCPSNGLCSRLPADCIDCTTNFSCIYGKPVTFDCAVKPSVTCVDQDFKSQKNFIINMTCRFCWQLPETDYECTNSTSCMTVSCPRQRYPANCTVRDHVHCLGNRTFPKMLYCNWTGGYKWSTALALSITLGGFGADRFYLGQWREGLGKLFSFGGLGIWTLIDVLLIGVGYVGPADGSLYI, from the exons ATGGCAGGTGGGGTGCGCCCGCTGCGGGGCCTCCGCGCCCTGTGTCGCGTGCTGCTCTTCCTCTCGCAGTTCTGCATTCTGTCGGGCGGTG AAAGTACTGAAATCCCACCTTATGTGATGAAGTGTCCAAGCAATGGTTTGTGTAGCAGACTTCCTGCAGACTGTATAGACTGCACAACAAATTTCTCCTGTATCTATGGGAAGCCTGTCACTTTTGACTGTGCAGTGAAACCATCTGTTACCTGTGTT GATCAAGACTTCAAATCCCAAAAGAACTTCATCATTAACATGACTTGCAGATTTTGCTGGCAGCTTCCTGAAACAGATTACGAGTGTACCAATTCCACCAGCTGCATGACGGTGTCCTGTCCTCGGCAGCGCTACCCTGCCAACTGCACGGTGCGGGACCACGTCCACTGCTTGG gtaaccGTACTTTTCCCAAAATGCTATATTGCAATTGGACTGGAGGCTATAAGTGGTCTACTGCTCTGGCTCTAAG CATCACCCTCGGTGGGTTTGGAGCAGACCGTTTCTACCTGGGCCAGTGGCGAGAAGGCCTCGGCAAGCTCTTCAGCTTCGGTGGTCTGGGAATATGGACGCTGATAGACGTCCTGCTAATTGGAGTTGGCTACGTTGGACCAGCAGATGGCTCTTTGTACATTTAA